The Pseudophryne corroboree isolate aPseCor3 chromosome 2, aPseCor3.hap2, whole genome shotgun sequence genome has a segment encoding these proteins:
- the LOC135050698 gene encoding uncharacterized protein LOC135050698: MRTGQPTSSRKHVALKRPRPDLPMPTSASPPHRRMSTVSSRPPSQLLAPSPTQEAESPHLADDDSMPTDQQTLQTDATFVLDLRPLQTTQPSTVPVATPPQQTSPQPIMSPSTPLAQTEEQTFWANWANHQRLNSDCLQRQNQLLASLPHYMPRISRNLSREHLETSRVATCLAQMRAENSTMMTTLQRILDEQMRQHQNYLHLLERNNSLTESLGRIIENNTASNNQLNATLTNLSHNISALHSQQASTSSGTTTPINTPVTSPIRRSSRSRPHVPGPTSEAFKATRKK; the protein is encoded by the exons ATGCGCACAGGACAACCAACATCCAGCCGCAAACACGTGGCGTTGAAAAGACCACGCCCAGATCTCCCGATGCCCacatctgcatctccccctcacAGACGCATGTCTACTGTGTCCTCAAGGCCACCATCACAATTACTGGCACCTTCCCCAACACAGGAAGCAGAATCCCCTCATCTGGCTG atgatgacagcatgcccacggaccagcagacactgcaaactgatgccacgtttgttctggatctccgcccattacagacaacgcaacctagcacggtacctgtggccacgcctccacaacaaacaagtccgcaaccaataatgagcccaagtacaccactggctcaaactgaagagcagacattttgggccaactgggcaaaccaccagaggctcaattcagactgtctccaaagacaaaatcagctgctggcAAGTCTGCCACATTACATGCCACGCATAAGTCGAAATCTCAGCAGAGAACATTTGGAAACCAGTCGTGTGGCGACTTGTCTGGCGCAAATGCGGGCAGAAAACAGCACCATGATGACCACTTTACAGAGAATTCTGGATGAACAAATGAGGCAACACCAAAACTACCTGCATCTCCTTGAAAGGAACAATAGCCTTACAGAAAGTCTGGGTAGAATTATAGAGAATAACACGGCCTCCAATAACCAATTAAATGCTACACTCACTAACTTAAGCCACAACATAAGTGCTTTACACTCCCAACAAGCGAGCACTAGCTCAGGAACTACAACTCCAATAAATACCCCAGTGACCTCCCCAATAAGGAGGTCAAGCAGATCAAGACCTCATGTCCCTGGCCCCACCTCTGAAGCCTTCAAGGCTACACGAAAAAAATAA